TGCACGGCCTCGTCGGCGATCTTCTGGGTGCCTTCCAGGCCCGCCTCGGCCGTCTGCTGGGCGGCCGCAAGGACATCCTGACCGGACTTGGCCCGCTTGGCGTTGATCTGGTCGAGTTCCTTCCAGTGCTCGCCCAGACTGTTCATGGCCGTCTTGTACTGCATGGCGGCCTCGCGCGTGGCCGCGATCTGCTTGAGGTTGACCTCCTGCCTCGTCACGGTCTTGAGCTTGTCGAACAGCCCTTCCATTTTGGGAAAATTGTCCATGGCGGCTTCGACGAGCTTCAGGTCGCGTGTGGCCTGGGCGCGCCAGACCTTGATGCGGGTGTCGTTGCCGAGGTCGATGATGTCGTTGAGCCAGGTGATCTTGTCGAGGCGCTCCGACAGCTTCTCAGCCGAGGCGCCTTCGGCCATCTCACGTTTCATGGCCTCGTTCTGGGATTCGAGATAGTCGGCGCAGTTCTTCATGTACAATGCGGCGCCCTGGTCCAGGGCCTTGCGGTCGTTGTGCATCGCCTCGACGACTTCCACGGTCTGGTCGGACAGGGCGACGTAGGCGGCGACCTCGCCCTTGGCCGTGACGACCTGCTCCTTCAGCTTGACCAGCGAAGGATAGGTCTGCGCGTGCTTCTCGGCCACGCCCAGGCCCTGCTGCACGGCGGCGAGCTTCTTGCGCCCCTCGTCCAGGAAGGTCTGCTCTTCCGTGAAGGCGTAGCCGCGCCAGGCGTACATGGCCAGCAGGGACGAACGCTCGATCTCGTTGGCCATGCCAACTTCCGGGACATACTCCTTGGCCAGGCGGATGGAGTCGCCCTCGACGCCCTTCATGTTGAACACCGCCATGCCGCCGAGGATGCATGCAATGAGAATCAGAACTCCGAAGCCTCCGCCGATCTTGATTCCCAACTTGATGTTTTTCATTCGTCCCTCCTTGTGAGTGAAACGGCGGAAATCCGCCAAAATTCTTTCCCTCTGGCCTGTGTATTGCGGTCTCATCGCATGTCGCCAGGGACGAGCTCGCGGCTCTTCCTGGCCTGGATGTCCTCCAGAAATACGTCCCAGCCCCGTACGCCGC
This genomic interval from Desulfomicrobium escambiense DSM 10707 contains the following:
- a CDS encoding methyl-accepting chemotaxis protein — encoded protein: MKNIKLGIKIGGGFGVLILIACILGGMAVFNMKGVEGDSIRLAKEYVPEVGMANEIERSSLLAMYAWRGYAFTEEQTFLDEGRKKLAAVQQGLGVAEKHAQTYPSLVKLKEQVVTAKGEVAAYVALSDQTVEVVEAMHNDRKALDQGAALYMKNCADYLESQNEAMKREMAEGASAEKLSERLDKITWLNDIIDLGNDTRIKVWRAQATRDLKLVEAAMDNFPKMEGLFDKLKTVTRQEVNLKQIAATREAAMQYKTAMNSLGEHWKELDQINAKRAKSGQDVLAAAQQTAEAGLEGTQKIADEAVQNLSTASTVMIGGLTVGVLIGIFTAVFLTKAITVPVQKGVDFARKLAQGDLTAEVDVNQKDELGILAQALREMVAKLREVVSEVQSASDNVASGSEELSASAEQLSQGATEQAASVEEVSSSMEEMSSNIRQNADNATQTEKIALKAAQDAQAGGQAVV